In the Paenibacillus sp. FSL R7-0337 genome, GCGTGCAGAGGAATTGACGGTTCGCACGAATCAGCTTAACTCAACGGGAGTTCAGTACAGTTCTGATGAACTTAAGGAATTGTTAAATTCCCCGCATCATCATTTGTGGATTTGTGAGCTGACGGATAAATACGGCTCTTACGGTAAGATTGGGTTGGTGCTGGTAGAGGTACAAGAAGAGGCTTGGGTTATTCATCTGTTGCTGATGTCCTGCCGGGTAATTTCCAGGGGAGTAGGAACCGTCCTGCTGTCTTTCTTGATGAAAGAAGCCAAAGCGCAAGCTAAAGGATTAAGAGCTGTTTTTCGGCGGACAGAACGTAACCGCCAGATGTTATTGACCTATCAGTTTGCTAACTTCGTGGAACGTGAATGTGTTGAAGATATCATAATCTTTGAGAACGATCTTACGAAGATTCAAGAATACCCGCCATATATTCAAGTGGATTCTCTTAGTAAAGGAGGAATAGCATGATGGAAACTGCGGAAAAAGCACGTTTGCGCATTCGAACTTTTATTGAAAACAATATGAACGAAATGTTTGATGATAATGAGGTTCACGACTCTGACAACATCTTTGAAAAAGGCTTCGTCAGCTCTTTGTTTGCTATGCAGTTGTTGAATTTTATCGAACAGGATTTTGCTATAGAAGTTAAGGATGAAGATATCCTGCTCTCAAACTTTAGTTCGGTAGATCAAATGTTGTGCTTAATAGAAAAAGTTAAAGGAGGCTCGTATGCATAAGGAATTTCAACAATCGATTCTTTCAAAAGCTACAGAGTATGCTGAGAAAGTAATCAGACCTAGAGCAGGAGAGTTCGACCGCCAAGAATATCTGCCTCGGGAGATTATTGATGGACTTGCTTCTCGAGGGCTATTAGGGGCTGCTATTCCTGAAAAATATGGCGGATTAGGCCTAGACCCTCTATTCTATGGATCTTTAACTGAAATTATAGGCAAAGCCTGTTGTTCTACACGTGCGTTATTGACA is a window encoding:
- a CDS encoding phosphopantetheine-binding protein, which translates into the protein MMETAEKARLRIRTFIENNMNEMFDDNEVHDSDNIFEKGFVSSLFAMQLLNFIEQDFAIEVKDEDILLSNFSSVDQMLCLIEKVKGGSYA